GACGACCGTCGCCGTTCGTTGCTGGAGTTCACGCAGCAGCTCATCGCGTTGCGTCGTACGCACCCGGCGTTCCAGCGTCGACGCTTCTTCGCCGGCGACGCCGAGCACGGTGGGCGCAGCGACTGGGGCGACATCGTCTGGTTCGGCGCGAACGGTGAGGAGATGCAGGACGGCGACTGGGCCTCCGGAGCTGGCACGATCATGGTCTACCTCAACGGTGACGCGATCCACGCGCAGGATGCGAAGGGCCAGTCGGTCGTCGACGACCACTTCCTGCTGCTGTTCAACCCCGGCCACGAGGAGACGCACTTCGTCATCCCCGAGGTCGTCAAGAAGGGTTCGGAGTGGAGTTTCGCCATCTCCAGCCTGCCCGAGGACGCCGAAGCAGGCGTCGAACTGAGCGGCGGCGACACCGTCAAGCTGCCCCCGCGCACCCTCGCGGTGCTGCAGGCGCCACGCACAGAGAGCTGACGAACGCATGACGAGGGGCTGACCGGTTCGATCGAACCGGTCAGCCCCTCGTCATGTTCGTCTTCTCGTGCCTGGCGCGCCGCCGGCCGTGCTCGTACGGACCCGGCCCGCGGCGTGGACGTCAGAGCTTCTCGAGGCGAGCGCGCTGCTCGGGGACGTCGAACGTCGCCTCCGGCCACTCGAGGGCGAGGGCGCGCAGGTGCTCGAGGACGAGCTGCTGCACAGCAAGACGCGCATACCACTTGTTGTCGGCCGGGACGACGAACCACGGCGCGACGTCCGTCGACGTCTTCTCCAGCAGCGCCTGGTAGGCCTCCTGGTACTCACTCCAGTAGGAGCGTTCGACGAGGTCGCCCGGGTTGAACTTGTAGAACTTCTCCGGGTCCTCGAGACGCTCGGCAAGGCGCGCCTTCTGCTCGTCGGCGGAGATGTGGAGCATCACCTTGATGATCGTCGTGCCATTCGCGACGACCGACTCCTCGAACGCGTTGATCTGGCCGTAGCGACGCATCCACACCGGTCGCGAGACGAGGTCGTGGACACGCACGACGAGGACGTCCTCGTACTGGCTCCGGTCGAACACCCCGACATAACCGGGCTTGGGCAGCGCATTGCGGATGCGCCACAGGAACGGATGCGCTTGCTCTTCCTTCGTCGGCGTCTTGAAGGCCGTCAGCTCGACGCCCTGTGGGTCCATCGTGCCGACGACGTGACGCATGATGCCGCCCTTGCCGGAGGTGTCCATGCCCTGCACGAGCAGCAGGACGCTGCGCCCGCCGGGGTGACGCTCGCTCGCGTAGAGCCGCTCCTGCAGGTCAGCGAGCTCGTCGCCCGTCTTGCGCATGACCTTCTCGGCCTTCTTGGGCCCGCCGTCGAACGCGGGCGTGGACGACGCGTCCAGGTCGGCGAGGACGAACCCCTCACCGACGCGCAGCGCCGAGGCGAAGTCGCTCTTGACGGCCTTGAACTTCTTCGTCTCCTTGCGCGTCGCCTTGTCACGGCCGACGTTCGCGATGACCTCCTCGGCCTGCTTGAGACGAGCCACCTTGGCGGGCGCAAGGCGAGCCGTGCTCGTCGACGTGTCGACGTTCTTCGCCTCGGACGTGGCGTCGGACGCCGACTTCTCCGCCTTCTTCTCGCCCTTCGCCGTCGGTGCCTCCGCCTCGGCGGTCTTCGACGTGGCCGCCGTCTTGGCCGCGCTCGCCTCGGACTTCTTCGTCGCCTCGGACTTCTTCTTCGCGTCGGACTTCGCCGTCGTGTCAGCCGACTTCTTGCTCGAGGACGACTTCTTCGACGCCTTGCCAGCCGACTTCTTCTTCGGCTGCGCGTCAGAC
This region of Dermacoccus nishinomiyaensis genomic DNA includes:
- a CDS encoding PPK2 family polyphosphate kinase; the encoded protein is MSKKAKSESPEAPEKAAKSASSSSKVATKSDTTKSAKKAGTSSKTSAKTTAAGGASTKTTTSDAQPKKKSAGKASKKSSSSKKSADTTAKSDAKKKSEATKKSEASAAKTAATSKTAEAEAPTAKGEKKAEKSASDATSEAKNVDTSTSTARLAPAKVARLKQAEEVIANVGRDKATRKETKKFKAVKSDFASALRVGEGFVLADLDASSTPAFDGGPKKAEKVMRKTGDELADLQERLYASERHPGGRSVLLLVQGMDTSGKGGIMRHVVGTMDPQGVELTAFKTPTKEEQAHPFLWRIRNALPKPGYVGVFDRSQYEDVLVVRVHDLVSRPVWMRRYGQINAFEESVVANGTTIIKVMLHISADEQKARLAERLEDPEKFYKFNPGDLVERSYWSEYQEAYQALLEKTSTDVAPWFVVPADNKWYARLAVQQLVLEHLRALALEWPEATFDVPEQRARLEKL